Genomic window (Cryptococcus neoformans var. grubii H99 chromosome 9, complete sequence):
CTTGACGCTTGACGACAGCATCTTAATATTTGATTGTGGAGCGAAGTAATAGTTGTGTGGAGGGTTGTGTAGAGAGCTTTGGCTGCCATTACGCTCTGATGATCAAGGGCGCAGTTGAGGCGCCTGTCCGTGCACACACTTCCATCCGCGTGAAACCTTGGAAATACACCATTACGAGAATAGGAGGAGTGGATAGGGGGCTAGGCCGGCAGATCCCGCTTCATGTTGTCTTTTGGGTTTGAAGTTTTGGTATCTGATGACGGTGCAGCTTGAGATATCGCGATTGTGGAAGGTCTGTTTCTGAATGAAGCGTGAGCACCAAAAACAAGGGATCAACCGAATTGCCCTccaaaaaaataaaataaagACAAACAAGTGTGGTCGTCGGCGGCGACCACACAAGTAcgcgacgcgacgcgtttttatttattttttgtTCAACCAGGCGTCGAGCGCGATCACGTCTGTTTTCGTCCGTCTGCTCTTTTTATTGACGCTGTTGAGAGACCGACAGATCGACAATATCTGTAGGCTATGAAGGAAATCAACtatcccatctcctctccatATATCTCCATCCACCTCGCCCCTTATAGCCTGATATCTATTGGAATCCTGGCAGCAATGGATTCGGTTCTTTCCTAACAAAACGAAGATGGTTGGAAAGATAGTCTACTAGCATAAGGGATACGTTTTATGGTTGACCCTTTTCATTATTTATATCGATGATAATTATGTTAAGTATCCAAGCATTGACGATTCCTTTCACTCTCGCTGCACGACGAAAGCCTCACTCTCATCGGTGGGCTTGCCAATCCATTCCTCGAGCCATCGGAACACCTCGTGCTAAACAGACCACCTAATAAGTACTGATCCAATAATATTTTGAGCATGGCTAAACTTACGTGCCACTTGATAGAGTTGTGAGGTTTGAGAATCCAGTGATTCTCGTCAGGGAAGTAAACGAATCGGCTAGGAACTCCTTGGCTATGATGCCCGTCAGTATATCAGTACAAAACTCTTACATCTTGAATCCATAGACTAAACGTACAGCTGAAGAGCGGTGAAAGCACCTATTCCCATTCGTCAGCATCCGCGTGAACGTATATAGCACCATTCATTTACCAAGACCTTGGGAGTTCTCCAAACGGTAGTCTACATAGCCCATATCAGCCAATCACAAATCAGAGGCCTCTTAACACGTACCCTTTCCACCTTGAATAACAAGTTCCGGAGTAGTCCACTCGATAACATGGTTCACGGGGCTCCATCTGATCATATCGCATTAgtcatttcttcatcgtctttGCACCTTTGATCACTCACTTTTCATAAGTAGCCCTATTTGTCCAAGGTGTACCGGCAAAGTCCCTAGCAATATACGATATCAGCCCCCCTCATATTTTTCCGCACACCGTTGCCAGAAGGCGCTGCTCACTGGGTGGGGAAATAAATCTCTTCcgtggagaagaaagtaGTGACCGTGTCGAACACACCGTCATGGCATACTAAAGCTTTAAAACCGAAGTGGTCATTGTGCCCGTTGATCCAGTTAACCATGTAGCCACCATAAGAAGCTCCAAGAGCGGCAGTACGTTCGGGGTCGATCTACATAATGTTAGCGAGTGGGAACCAGAGAGGGGCAACGTTAGATTTACTTCAGGGTACTTTTCCAGGGAGTAGTGGTAACCTGCAAGGAGGTCCTTGAAAGGCTCTGCAATATGCACTTAGTAAAAGAAATCTTGTTGCAACTTGAACTTTTTGGTGAAAAACTTACTTCCTCCCCAATCACCTTGGATAGCATCGGTAAATTCTTGCCCATAACCGGTAGAGCCAGTAGGGTTAATGGCAATGACAAAGTAACCCTGGGCGGCAAACAGAGCAGGGTTCCAGCGAGTTGACCAAGAGTCGTCCCAAGCTGATTGAGGGCCGCCGTGAATCAAGAAAGCTGTACACACCTTATCAGGTTTCTTCTCTCAGAAGCAAAAAAGATGATATTAAAGGGACGCACCGAGAGGATACTTGGCCTTTTGGTCAGGCTTCCACCCACGAGGCTTCAAAGCCCATCCCATCACATCCTTACCTTCAGCACCCTTGAACCAAAACTCTTCACCAGTCTGTACATCCAACCTCCCACGGATGAAATGTTCATTCCATCGCGTAAGTTGTCTCAAAGGCTCAACGGCCGGTATCTTgtctccatctccgtctCTAATtgcatctccatcctcagcAGATCCGGAAACATCGGAAGGGTCGGGCAAGGTCAGCACCCATTCCACAGTGGGAGTTCGGAATGATTGACGGGCGATAAGGATGTCGGTCTCGTTCAGTGGAGTGAGGGAAACGGTTGTACCGTTGAAAAGAAGGGGGGTCGGAAGGTGATTGGGGTGAGTGAGATGGTATGGGAGGGTGCGGCCTTGGAACTCGGccaaaaggaagatggattGAGAGTCGACCGCCCACTATATGGTCCAGCGCTCGTTAGAATATTTTTGATGTTGATGTTAAAAGCTGAAGGGAATCTAACGTACCGAGATGCTTTTAGGACTTCTATCCCAAACGTCGGTCCATCTTTCACTTTTACCGCTCTCTAAATCATAAACAACGACGACCCGCCTATCACTCTCGTaaccatccttcttcatctcgaGCCATgacagcttcttcccatcagGTGAGAACTTGATTTCGCTGATAGCTCCATGAGCGTGAGGAGTGACGTGcttgggaaggatggaagcaGAGCCGtaagatgaaggaagagggaaaagataTATGTCTTCTCTGGTATGTGTAGCAGTCTGGAGGTAAGGAGGCTTAACGGCTACAGCGATGTGTTCAGAGCTGATAGAGTAAGAGCCAGCATCGATAGGGTCGGTCTGGGATACCAAATCGGTACCGTTCAAGATGTTAATAAATTCAAATCGGTGTTTGTGATGCTTGCTGAGATCACTGTCAAGCTCTGCCCATTCACCCTTGATGTTGACCAACTTGACAACACCCAACGTCCAGACCTTTCCGCTGACTCTCCAGGTATCCCAATGCCGGACCATCAAGTCGTCGTACACTTGGGCGCTATCACGCTTCTTGTCATAGAGCTTGTCGTGGTGTCCAGTCTGGTAGAATGAGCCATCAGACCATACTTGGCCAGTAAAAGCGAGGGTTTTGGTGCTTGCGTCATATTGAAGAGAAGTAGGGTTGGCGCCGTGAGGGAATGAGAGGATCTTTTGACGCCTGGGGGAGCGAGGTGGGTGTTCTTTGGATTTAAAATTGGATTGGCTGAATGCGTATTCAACAGGGTAAGAAAAAAGCGCCGATCCATCAAGGTATGCGATGGTAACGTCGTCAAGCCAAAAGAAATCAGCTGCGGCCGAAGGAGTTGTGTTGAACAACGAGATGGGATGCTTTACTTCGGGCCTGTTGAGCGTCGCGAGATatgcttctcttctcatACTACACTGTAATTTAGCTTGGTTTCATGGGCAACTCCTGAGAACGTACGAGTCATCCCTAGGTTCCCAATAGTCGACGACAGCGATGGCGTGCTGCTTGTCGGGACTGGCAATTGCCGGGAAAGGCCTTGGGGCAGCAAGCATGTCCTCTACGGTGAATAGGGCTGGAGTAGCCCATACCGAGCCTGATAGGCCAAGGAGGGCTAGTAGTCTGGCTCTCATAGTTTTACGGGGAGTGAGGGAAGAGTTTGTGGATTTGAACATTATAACCTCGTCTCCTCGTTTTGCTTGGCCTCGGTTCGGATTTCGGCGTGTTCGGGACAGTCTCGCGGAGAAATGCTTGACGTCAGCCATACTTATCTCCTGTTCAGTGTCGCTCCCGTTCTTCACTCTGCAATGCAATACATTCCTGCACTTCACACTTCCAAAACTAACGCAGGGTGGGTCTCCTCTCAGAAACTGAAATTCATGGCTCATTGATGTATGATATACAATTGCTTTCTACCCCTCATAAATTCGACGTAAGTCATCAAATCCCCGGACGCCAGGCCACGACCATCATCCATAGATGCTTCCCGTAATCCACATGTAGATAATCGTCAAAATCACACTCTTCATCAGAGTCGTCTCGATTCAGGCATCCCTTCCCCTACTTGGCTCGTTAGTTTGAGGTTCGGTAAAGACACAAGAGAGAAAGACTCACTTAGTAACAaccgcccatccttctccaggCTCGAAATCTCCTGGatcctcgtcatccaacaatgggctcttagggctcTTTCTCATTGAGCTTGACTTTGAGAGTCGCTTGCCAGCCTCGGGAGTCATGGTGTCAAGCTGATCGGAAGAATCTTCCTCTGCGGCATAAAGAGATGACTTGCTAGGTGTGATGTTATCTAAAGTCGGATGGCTGATGGATTTGCTTTGCCCTTGCAGGTTGGCAACGTCGCTCTCTCCCCCTAAAGACCTTTCGCTGCTCGAAGCAGGCAAACCTGTAGGGCTCTTGGGGTTCCCGATAGACTCTCTCTTCGACTTGGCAGGCGTCACAGCCGGGCTTGAGACGTGAACCTCTACCCTCGgcttctcctcatcaggGACTTCGGGGAAATACTTCAACATTGACTTATCGATGGGGGTTTCGGGTGCAGCAGCGAATTCGCTCTGGGCAGCGATGGCGCTCTGTTGAGTAGATACAAGTTCAGCTGAAGAGGTGGTCTCAGAGATAGGATCTACAACGTCAGGATCGGCTGCAGGAGGTGTGGGAAAGTCGGGTGCAGCTTCGCCAGTTGGGGTTTTTTCGTCGTCTACAATTTCGACAGGGGAAGGGACGTCAAGAAATGCCGGAGTGTTGGGTTGAACTGAAGGTGCGATAGGGGCAGGCTCAACCTCGAATTGCTTGACGTCCTTTTCCCTGTCAGAGGAGACGTCTCCCGGCAGCACTTCAGAGCCCACAGCAGCGACTTGCGGTTGATCAACCTTGGTTTCAGTGGTGGGGGTGTTGTCCTCTGCAGACTGGATCGCAGGAACGTCCTGGCCGACGACAACAACATCCGGCTTCTCAGCagccttctcttcatcggTCTTGATGAGGCCTGCACTCTCTTCACCATCGCCAGACTGTACAGGGGGCACATCCTCGCCAACCGTGGTAACATCGGGCGCGTTAGCAGCCTTTTCGATATCAGTCTTGATCGGACTTCCATCCTGCTCCGCAGACTGGACTTCAGGCACATCCTTTCCGACCACAACTATATCAGGCGCCTCTGctgctttttcttcatccgtC
Coding sequences:
- a CDS encoding peptidase, whose amino-acid sequence is MRARLLALLGLSGSVWATPALFTVEDMLAAPRPFPAIASPDKQHAIAVVDYWEPRDDSMRREAYLATLNRPEVKHPISLFNTTPSAAADFFWLDDVTIAYLDGSALFSYPVEYAFSQSNFKSKEHPPRSPRRQKILSFPHGANPTSLQYDASTKTLAFTGQVWSDGSFYQTGHHDKLYDKKRDSAQVYDDLMVRHWDTWRVSGKVWTLGVVKLVNIKGEWAELDSDLSKHHKHRFEFINILNGTDLVSQTDPIDAGSYSISSEHIAVAVKPPYLQTATHTREDIYLFPLPSSYGSASILPKHVTPHAHGAISEIKFSPDGKKLSWLEMKKDGYESDRRVVVVYDLESGKSERWTDVWDRSPKSISWAVDSQSIFLLAEFQGRTLPYHLTHPNHLPTPLLFNGTTVSLTPLNETDILIARQSFRTPTVEWVLTLPDPSDVSGSAEDGDAIRDGDGDKIPAVEPLRQLTRWNEHFIRGRLDVQTGEEFWFKGAEGKDVMGWALKPRGWKPDQKAKYPLAFLIHGGPQSAWDDSWSTRWNPALFAAQGYFVIAINPTGSTGYGQEFTDAIQGDWGGKPFKDLLAGYHYSLEKYPEIDPERTAALGASYGGYMVNWINGHNDHFGFKALVCHDGVFDTVTTFFSTEEIYFPTQDFAGTPWTNRATYEKWSPVNHVIEWTTPELVIQGGKDYRLENSQGLGAFTALQLQGVPSRFVYFPDENHWILKPHNSIKWHHEVFRWLEEWIGKPTDESEAFVVQRE